The genomic stretch GTCACCCCTAGAAGACAGCTTCTGCCCCTAGTtctctctggtctcttcctctggAAGAGCAATTAATCGACTACCGGACCTTCTCCGTCTATCTTCCAAGTCTCCGGGCCACGCTTTGTCCTCACAGGGTCCCTGCAGCTCAGCGCTGTGGCTCGTGGCAGCCCGTGGCAGTGCACCCGCCCCGCCGTCTCTCCACGCAGAGGGCTTTCACTTCAGTGGTTTTACCCGTTTTAGCTTTAGAGGTTACATTTGGTTCTCCCGAGCGCATGtatcttaaaaaagaatggaaccttcttcctctttcatgtttcttatttcatcttttaGTTTCACCCGTTTGAAGCTCACGTATTTAATGTCTGTGGTGGGATTTCTACGGCGCGAGGTTCTCGGGCGGCTGCTGTCTCTGTGGCACTTTGCCTGCACGGACGTGTGCGCTCACGCGGTCGCGCCTGCGTCGCGAGCTCACGCTTCCGCTTCTGTAGTTGTGTCGACTCTGAAAAGCCCGGACTGCAGGTGTGTGCCTCTGGAGAGGTGCGCCAGGACTGGCGTTGAGGTCACGGCGCATGGCGTCTCGCTGAGCACACACGACGGCCTCCGGAGTCGGGCACTGGCAAGCACCCCCGGCACAGATGGGGACGCGGAGGCTGCGCAGGGGCTGTCCCTGGTGACAGTCTGTAGATGGCAGGGCTGCCGCTCAAAGCCAGCTCTGGCCACCCGTGCAGCGGGGCTCTTGACGCCGCCGCGCCTCGTGGATGGGGGCGCTGGGCCGCCCTGCgagtgaggggaaggggaaggggcccGGCCCGCCGGGAGAAACTGAGAACAGGGAGCGGCCGTGAGCTCACAGCACGGTGCACCTGCTCCTGGCACACGTCCCTCCGCGGCCTCCTGTGTTCTGTCTGCAGCGGCACCTTCACCGGGCCTGATGGCACACAGCGGTCCACCCCGGGCCTCGGGGCGGATGTGTTGTCAGGGCCAGGGAAGGGCCCCAGGGCGGTGTCCTGCTCCTCTCCGTCCCCAAGGGAAACGCGCCAGGAGCACCACAGCCCCGCGGTGCTGATGGCCACAGGCGCTGCTCGGGACACTGGCCAAGGAGCCCGCAGGCGCCGCGCTCAGACGAGAAGGCCGCGCTGCTCTCGGCCAAGGGCGGATCGGTGGCAGAAAGCGCCGGCCCAGGGAGCCGAGGGGAACGGCCCAGCTGGGCTCCGCCGTACCCCGTGCCAGCTTGGTGCCGGTCTCCCTGCGGTGGCGCTGACCCAGGAGTGCTCCCTCGTGGCTGTGGCCCAACATCCCGGGCGCAGCAGCGAGGGCAGCGTGGCAGCCAGCCCCGCGCGCTCGGCCTCGCAGGCTGCAAACAGTCTcatttgtcagtgcagagcccgacgcggggctcgaactcacgaaccctgagatcatgacctgagctgaagtcagatgcttgactgactgagccacccaggcgcccctgaaaagtaTTCTCTATACAAAAAAGTCCAACTAACTAACAAGCAATGCCTCCACGTACAGAAGCACATAAAAGGTAGTAATGTTCTGCTCACATGAATGCAGTGTTCCTACTGGTCTTCCTAATTgggttttatttacatattttgtttatttttattcattttttaatttacatccaagttagtcagcatctagtgcaacaatgatttcaggagtagattccagtgatccACCCCCTATGTAGaacgcccagtgctcattccaagtgtcttccttaatgccctttacccatttagccatccccccccccacagcccctccagcaaccctctctgttctctatatttaagtctcttatgttttgtccccctccctgtttttatattatttttgcttccctttccttatgttcatctgtttagtatcttaaatttctcatatgggtgaagtcacatgatatttgcctttctctaatttcacttagcataatacactctagttccatccacgttgtggcaaatggaaggatttcatttttttttgattgccgagtatatctcattgtggttttgatttctatttccctgatgatgagtgatgtggagcattttttcatgtgtctattggccatctggatgtcttctttgcaaaagtgtctgttcatgtcttttgcccatttcttcactggatcatttgttttttgggtgttgagtttgagaagttctttatagatttttggatactaatcctttatctgatatgttgtttgcaaatatcttctcccattctgtcggttgccttttagttttgctgatggtttccttcactgtgcaaaagctttttgttttgatgaggtcccaataattcagttttgcctttgtttcccttgcctccagagatgtaagaagttgctacggccgaggtcaaagaggttgctgcctgttttctcctgtaggattttttttaaattttttttaacgtttatttatttttgagacagagagagacagagcatgaatgggggagggtcagagagagagggagacacagaatctcaaacaggctcaaggctctgagcagtcagcacagagcccgacgcggggctcgaactcacagaccccgagatcatgacctgagccgaagtcggatgcttaaccgactgagccacccaggcgcccctctcctctaggattttgatggcttcctgtcttatgtttaggtctttcatccattttgagtttatttttatgtatggtgtaagaaagtgtccaggttcattcttctgcatgaagagactgtctttattccattggatattctttccggctttgtcaaagagtagttggccatacgtttgtgggtccatttctgggttctctagtctgttccactgatctgagtgtctgtttttgtgccagtaccatactgtcttgatgatgacagatttgtgatacagcttgaagtccgggattgtgttgcctcctgctttggttttctttttcaagattgctttggccattcggggtcttttctggttccatacaaattttaggattgtttgttctagctctatgaagaatgctggtgttattttgacagggattgcattgcgtgtgtagattgctttgggtagtattgacattttaacaatatttgttaatccatcagcatggaatatttttccatttttttgtgtcttcaatttctttcataagctttctatagttttcagtgtatagatttctcacctctttggttaggtttattcctagtattttatgggttttggtgtaattgtaaatgggattgattccttcatttctctttttgttgctacATTATTGGTGTGtaagaatgcaaccaatttctgtgcagtgattttgtatcctgcagctttgctgaattcatggatcagttctaggagtgttttggtggaatcttttgggttttccatctGGTCTTTTTTATATTGTGATATGGTGAGCGtggagggcatggaagctccacgTGCTCTCCTCACGCCTTACCCTCCACATCCTTCCATCTGGCTGTCTCTGAGTTCCGTGAGCTGCTCTAAACAAATCAGTTGAACCCAAGGACCTCTGATCTGGAGCTGGTTGGTCAGAAACACAGGTGACAAGCTCAGCTTGCTGCAGGCATCTGAAGTGGTGTGGGGGTCAGTCTCTAGGACTGAGCcattaacctgtgggatctgacactgtCTCcaagtagatagtgtcagaactgagttgaattcCAAGACACCCTGGGAGGGTGTCCCAGAGCACTGTTTGTTGGAGGTGTGGGGAAGCCTTCTCACGCCTATATGAAAATTGGGTCCAAGAAGCCAATTTATGCATTATTCACAGTTAGTTAATTAATTAGAAGCCTTCTTTGCACCACACAATTCAGTGCTTCACTCCACCCCACAGGTAATTATCATCCTAAATTTAATATTCGTCATTCTCATGCTTTTATTTATGGATTTGCCACACGTGTCCTCCACAAATATTTGCATCTCTTAACATCTCTTACCTATTTGCCACTTTGACTCTTTTTTGCTGCATGCTGGATGCTTTCTTTGGACCTGCcttctgatttttctaattctctctTTAGCTGTGTCTAATATTCTGTTTTAAGTTGTCCACGGAGTTTTTAATTTCCATCACTTGACTTTTTTGATTTCTCGAAGTTCTCTTTGTTTCCCTCAAGTCTATTTCTTCTAGTTTAATACATTTACTCtgttttcatatttacatttctctcCCTAATTCCTTTCaatataaacactttttttatagtcaccatgctatacattacatcctgaggactttttaattttgtaacttgaaatttgtatcttttgacccccTACCCAtgtcacccccccacccctggaaaACATCAGtatcttctctgtatttatcacctcgttttgtttcgttttctttcctttggtttgtgttttagaattcacatataagtgagatcatacagtatttgtctttctccaactaattttgctcaacatcattattttaatgtttctgtcTGATAGCTCCAACATCTGTGTCATTTTTGagtctagttttgttgattgctttgtCCTTAGACAATGGATTGagttttttccttgcttttaaaaaatatgtcttctAATGTTTGATTGAATATCAGAGATCAGTATTAATTGAAAGGGACATACCCAGTGTTTCTTCCTGGAAACGGGTGAGTCTCTTCTGTCAGGTCACCAGGGTGGTGGGGGGTAAGTTCCGATCAGCCTGCTCAGATGTTGACCTTGGCTTGGGCGTCGCTGTTCTTGCGATGACCTTCAAGGTACTAAGGCTTCGGATTCCTTCGTGCTGGGCTTCCAGTGCCGTGTGCGTGGGGCGAGGGCTGGAGGCGCAGGGTTCTTGTTCCGCCCTAAGTCTCCAGCAGCCCCTGTGTGCCCCGCCCACGGAGGGGACCCTCCACGTGCCTGCCTCCCCCCAGTGACCGCTGCTGCTTCTGCGGCCGTGCCGGCCAGGCCGAGTCGGCGGCAGGAGGGCTCTGTTGTCCTGGCCCCGGGTCAGTCCTGAGCAGGCCCGCCGGCCTGGGTCTTGGAGGGCGAGGCTTCCTCACTTCCGGCTGCTCCTCCCCGGGGTGGTCAGACTCCCCTTTGTAGTGGGGGTGGGTTTGTGTGAGCTTCCCCGCCCTCCCTGTTGTAGCGATCCTCGAAGGCACCACATCAGGCCCGGCGCCCGGCCCGATTCCCGGCCCCTGTTCAGCGGGGTGGGTTGCCCCTGCACTTCCCCTTCTGCAGGGTGAGTCTCGGTGGTGGGTGTGTGGATGGCACCGCCCCCCCTGCGGCCTCTGAGGAGCCCCCGCCTCCAGCTGAGCTGTTGGAAAGGGGGCTCTTTGAGGAGGGGCGGCCGCGCTTATGGTTTGTATATGCCGTGGAGGAAAGAACTTCAAAGACTGTGAAAATAAGACAGGGGCAAGCTGCCTCAGGGAGGCACGATTTATTGGGCTCACAGGGGCTGGGTTCCCtgccagagacagagaaggacccCGGCGGAGACACGCAGGGTCACGGGGGGATCCGGCTCGTCCTGCTCCTCCTCGCCCCAGGGTTCAGACGATTCATCGGGAGTGTTTGACCTGCCGCGCGCAGAACTGGAGGCCCGGCGAAGGCTTGGTCCTCACCGGAGGGGCACGGGCGGGGCCCCCTCTGCCCCCGGAGCAGGTGTTAGGAGACCCCTGGTCAGAAGCAGCTCGGGGAGCTACAGCACACGGGTCTGCAGaccagggtggggcaggagggccgGCAGGAGGGCACACACGCGGGCTTGCAGCTCACGGGCACGCACACGGTGGGTGTGCAGCTCACGGGCACGCACGTGGAGGACTGGCAGGAGGGCACACACTCGGGCCTGCAGCTCACAGGCACGCACACGGAGGACTGGCAGGAGGGCACACACTCGGGCCTGCAGCTCACGGGCACGCACACGGAGGACTGGCAGGAGGGCACACACGCGGGCTTGCAGCTCACGGGCACGCACACAGCGAGTCTGCAGCTCACGGGCACGCACACGGGCTTGCAGCTCACGGGCACACAGCAGGACGCCTGGCAGGGGCCGGAGGAGCCGCAGGAAGCCTGGCAGCCCGAGGAGCAGCTGGTGTGGCACATGTTGGCGTGGGGCTCGGCCGGTGtccgggagggaggagggcggggacgTCTGGAGGCTCCTTGCCTGGGCCGCCTTTATACCGGGCCGTGGGCGTCCTGGCCACCCAGAGGCACAGCTGTGGACTTCCTCATAGCTTTTTCCATCACGTTTCCCCAGCACCCTCTTGTCCTGAGATGCCCTCCCCCGTGTGATGCTCCACTGTAAATTAAGTTTAGCTTAGAGgccagtttcttcttctgtaaacaGGACGTCCTGGTTCGACTTTACTTGGGGTCCTTGTTACTTCTCCAGGCTGCTACTGTGCCCGGAGCGCCACCGGTTCGACTCAGCGCCGTagcctttattcctttttgcCGTCAGTGGAGGCTTTGGGGCAATAATGCGTTTTGAGCTTTTATTTTGCACGGGAAAACATTAAAGTAGGGATCTGCAAACTGGGGAGCAGAGAAGTCTGTGGGACAAAGGCGGCCTGCTGCCTGTTtggcaaataaagttttattggaaacgGCCATGCTCGTTTGCTTACGTGCCGTCGAGGGCTTGCGCTGTAATGTGAAGTGGTTATGAGACAGACCACGGCACTGCAAGGCTGAAACATTTACTGTCTTCCATTTATAGAAAGGTGACCAGCTTCTGCCTTATAGTCATCTATGTAATCATCGATTTGTTCGTGCAACAGACATATACTTTGTGCTGGCTATAGAGATGTCCTAGCCTCATGGGCCTTCCGGGGCAATGGATACATGAGTGCATACAAATCAACGCCTGAAATAATTACAGAGAGGGCCGAGTCCCAGAAAGGAAAGCAGGCTCAGCAGGTAGAGAGTAATGGGGTGTTGGTGGGTGGTTGGGGGCCTCTGTGTGGAGGCGACGCTGAGCTGGCTCCTGGGTGATGCGGAGGGGTCGGGAGGCGGTGTTCCAAGCAGAGACAGCCGTGGGAGTGTTAACGACACTGCTGCAGGATGGGCGTGCTCCAGGAGCAGCGGGAAGCGTGGACGAGCGCGGCGTGGACGCTCGTCTTTAGGTGCGGGCGGACGGGTTCAGACCGTGCAGCTGGGGGTCCAGCCATCCCAGTCCTGGGCCGACAGAAGAAGAAGGACAATGTCAACTTGAAGACACGTCGGGAGGAATCATCCAATCcgaagaagagagaacagaattaTGAAAAACGAAGAGGGTCCCTGGGACAATCCCTGGGACAATATCGGGAAGTCGAACAACAAGCAAGTTCAAcacaagaaggagaagagaatgatACTGAAGCACAAGAATGTTTTGAATAATGGACAAAATACCCAAGTttgatctattaaaaaaattctacctaACAGCTCCAAGAAACTCAGAAAACCCCCAAAGCCCTAACATAATTTGGCCTGACGGTGAGGACCACAGACTCCAGAGTGAAACCCAGCAGCTTCCAATTCCTGCTGCTTGGCCGCCCCAGTGAGAATGCGCACACAGCACGGAATCCTTCCGAACCTGATTGCACATCCGTGTAAGTGGGGCACACCTGCCCCTCGAATGGTGGCAGGGACCGATAACTAATCAGTTATGAGACGATCCACGTGAGATGCTTAGCACAACACCCGGCACAAAGCTGGGACTCCCTCATTGTTATTCTTGCAATAACGTGGCCACAGCTCTCCCCGATGAGGAGCCCAGCCGCTTGGCCCTGGCCAGGGGGGAAGGCCTTGTAGGTCACTGAGTTTCCAAATCAAAACGGGGggaccgcccccacccccccgccccgggtctGGTGACTTGGATGGTACTTGTGTGGACGGAGGGCAGGGTGTATAAACTTGGGGAGGACCTTGAACGTCCTGATGTGGAGTCCCCTGTCCCTGCTGACGGTCCTTGGCCATCCAACCTGGGGCCTGAATCCAGAAATCGCAGGGCCGCTGGGTCACAGTGAGCCTGGGGGCTGAGACAGAGTTTCCTGAACTGAGTCACTTCCAGCAGAACCTCCaggaagagacacacacaggaggaagaggaagaaaacaagcaGGCAACCAGGAGGAGGGCGCCCGTGTGGCTTGTTGCCGGGACGCCACAGCCTGGGTATAAAAGCCGCCTggggaaggaggctccagaccgGCCCCGTTTTCCACCCTGACTCCACTCCAGCCCTACATCGCCATGTGCCACACCAGCGGCTCCACTGGCTGCCAGCCGGCCTGCCGTGTGCCCAGCTCCTGCCAGGCATCCTGCTATGTGCCCAGCTCCTGCCAGGCATCCTGCTACGTGCCCAGCTCCTGCCAGGCATCCTGCTACGTGCCCAGCTCCTGCCAGACGTCTTGCCGCGTGCCCGTGAGCTGCAAGCCTGTTGTGTACCTGCCTGTGAGCTGCAAGCCCATTGTGTGTGTGACCCCCTCCTGCCAGTCCTCCGGGTGCTGCcggccctcctgccccaccctggtCCTCAGGCCTGTTCCCTGCGGCACCCCTAACTGTGGCTAGCCCGTGGCCTCCTAGGACCCCTCCTCCGTGGGGCCAGAAGTAGCTGCTGTCTGAACTCCCGGCAGGCAGACCTCGTCCACCTGAGACCTTCTGACCTGACTAGATCATCTTACAGCAAAGCCGCCTGATCCCCACTAACCAAGCGGACAGAGTCACCCCCGGCGTCCCCCGACCCCAGCCCGGGTCGTCCATACGGCACCCACCCTGGCTGGTGCAAGTGCCCAGCCTCTGCAGCCACCAGCACTGAGCTCTAATAAATCCCAGAGTGCATGTGAAGCCCACCCGAGCGTGTGCTGTCTCTCCTTAGTGCTTTCCTCAAACTGCTTCCTCCAGGACTCGCTCCCAGGCTTCTGGAAAGCTCCTTCTGCAGAGAAGCCACAGGGGACCAGATGGCTGTGCCCGGGGGACTGACCACTCAAAGGCGGCCCCTTGGCGCGTGGGCACTCCTAGCTCAGCCCGACGGGCCCCCAGGGCTTCCTGTGTCCCTTGAACGTGAGGTCAGTTCTCACTCAGCTCTGGGTGGGACCCAGGGTGACCCTCTGACTTTGTGAGGTTAAAAGTCCCCCGCTCGGCAATTACTATGCGAGCCCACCCCGGTCTAACCATTAAAACTGTCCGCTCCATACAGAGTACAGCTCCTCCTGCAAACGTCCGGGGGCACAGGGCTTTGTGGGTAACTTCCGTGGGCCCCAGAGATGTCCGCGTCCCCATGCCCGGAATCAGCGACTGCAGCCCTACAGGCGAGGCGGCTTCCCAGACGGGGTGCACGGAGGGTCTCGCAACCGGAGACGCCCTGGAGTAGCCGGGCGGGCCCGTGTCATCCCGGGGACAGGCGGGAGACGCACAGAGAGGGCGTGGTCGTCGGCACAAGGAAGCCGAGGCACACCGGGGTGCCGGGGGGAAGCTGTTTGGGAACCGAGAAATAGTGTAAGAGGAACACCATCAAGGGGGGTCCTTCCTGCCACAGACACATATCTGGAAACTTCCCTTATCGTGAGGTCACGGGATAATAGAGGATGTGAAATTCAGGAGCGGCTCTCAGAGCACCGGCCGTTCGCAGCCCTTCCTCGTCCTTGGTCCCATTCGGACCCCACCGCCAGCCACTGTCTCACCGTCACAGGTGTTCAGTCGTTGCGTCAGGCCCTCGTCTTGCACACACCCTCCCTCCAGGACCCCGGGGCACGGGCCCACCCACCAGGCAGCGGGGAAGCCCTCCCAGTCTCCTCAGTGACGCCTCGGAGGGGGCGACCGTCCTGGTCTCGGGCCTGACGGGTGACGGGGTGTCTGGGGTCAGGAGTTGCCCACAGACGGGCTCCCCCGAGATCTGGAGGGTCCCAGAACATGCTTCACCGTGAACGGCGTTCAAGAAGCTTCCAACGGTAACGACAGCCATCACCTCCGACTCGTTCTCTCCTGGGCAGCGGTCGCCCGCTGACTCTGTAGACGCTCTAGCTGGGAGTCGTCCCGCGGACGGTGTAGACGTTCTGTCTGAGAGCTGTCTGGCTGACCGTGTAGACGCCCTATCTGGGAGCAGTCTGGCTGACCGTATAGATGCCCCATCTGGGAGCAGTCTAGTCTGGCTGACTGTGTAGATACCCCGAATGTGAGCAGTCCAGTCTGATTGACCATGTAGATGTCTATCTGGGAGCAGTCTGGCTATGTAGATGCCCCGTCTGGAAACAGTCTAGTCCTACTGACTGTGTAGACGCCCCTCTGTAAGCAGTCTGGCTGACCGTGTAGATGCCCCATCTGGGAGCAGTCCAGCTGACCATGTAGACGCCCCAGCCAGGAGCAGCTTGGCCTCAGGGTGGCCGGCCCCGCCTTCTGCAGCTGTGACCGACTTTCCCGGGGAGCCATCAGAAAGTCCTGGATGTTCTTGTGCCACggggcaggagtgggggcgggggcacgTCCTGcaggggccc from Panthera uncia isolate 11264 chromosome C2, Puncia_PCG_1.0, whole genome shotgun sequence encodes the following:
- the LOC125920677 gene encoding keratin-associated protein 12-2-like, encoding MCHTSCSSGCQASCGSSGPCQASCCVPVSCKPVCVPVSCRLAVCVPVSCKPACVPSCQSSVCVPVSCRPECVPSCQSSVCVPVSCRPECVPSCQSSTCVPVSCTPTVCVPVSCKPACVPSCRPSCPTLVCRPVCCSSPSCF
- the LOC125920678 gene encoding keratin-associated protein 12-1-like yields the protein MCHTSGSTGCQPACRVPSSCQASCYVPSSCQASCYVPSSCQASCYVPSSCQTSCRVPVSCKPVVYLPVSCKPIVCVTPSCQSSGCCRPSCPTLVLRPVPCGTPNCG